In the Sulfurovum zhangzhouensis genome, one interval contains:
- a CDS encoding patatin-like phospholipase family protein, with protein sequence MDLILRLLMILPLLLFLSACSVKSRTFSAPNKEHYLNASVIGYQNIRNWGDRTSDDIYHNAKSLRSNNSLNKRVDILALSSGGEDGAYGAGFLEGWSKRGDRPEFFMVTGVSTGALIAPFAFLGSKYDYVLKDLFTQTSKENIVTATPLSALFGGSSIGDNTPLRRRLEKVVTNDLIAEIAREGKRGRILQLGTTNLDAQRPVVWNITNIARSGRPDARKLILDIMLASSSIPGTFPPVLIDVTIDGKRYQEVHVDGAVTRQIFVYPHDMNIPKLEKKLGVHPEKKFWLIRNTKIDPEYSPVSLNISDIGDRSISTLIKYQGVCNLYNIISLAKRDGFDVHITNIPPSFNMPSKDTFDREYMRALYKVGYERGRLGQAWHNSLK encoded by the coding sequence ATGGACTTGATATTACGTTTGTTGATGATATTACCGCTGTTATTGTTTTTATCTGCCTGTTCTGTCAAATCACGTACTTTTAGTGCACCAAACAAGGAACACTATCTCAATGCCAGCGTCATAGGATATCAAAATATCCGTAACTGGGGAGATAGAACATCTGATGATATTTATCATAATGCTAAATCTTTACGGTCAAATAATTCGCTAAATAAGCGTGTTGATATATTGGCACTTTCAAGCGGAGGAGAAGACGGTGCTTATGGTGCAGGATTTCTAGAAGGGTGGAGTAAGCGTGGAGATCGTCCCGAGTTTTTCATGGTCACAGGTGTTTCAACAGGTGCATTGATCGCTCCGTTTGCTTTTTTGGGATCAAAGTATGATTATGTGCTTAAAGACCTTTTTACCCAAACTTCAAAAGAGAATATCGTTACCGCAACCCCATTAAGTGCACTTTTCGGTGGGTCTTCGATAGGTGATAATACACCGCTTAGAAGAAGGCTTGAAAAGGTAGTGACCAATGACTTGATAGCAGAAATTGCAAGAGAAGGGAAAAGGGGTCGCATACTTCAACTTGGAACAACCAATCTGGATGCACAGCGCCCCGTAGTTTGGAATATTACCAATATCGCACGAAGCGGTCGGCCTGATGCCCGTAAGCTGATCCTTGATATCATGCTCGCCTCTTCTTCTATCCCCGGTACATTTCCGCCTGTACTGATTGATGTAACGATTGATGGGAAAAGATATCAGGAGGTTCATGTCGACGGTGCAGTCACAAGACAGATCTTTGTGTATCCTCATGATATGAATATCCCCAAACTTGAAAAGAAATTGGGTGTACATCCTGAAAAGAAATTTTGGTTGATACGTAATACGAAGATCGATCCTGAATACTCTCCGGTTTCTCTTAATATCAGCGATATCGGTGATCGTTCCATAAGCACACTTATAAAATATCAGGGAGTTTGTAATCTATATAATATCATCTCACTTGCAAAGAGAGACGGTTTTGATGTCCATATTACGAATATACCTCCTAGTTTTAATATGCCTTCAAAAGATACATTTGATCGTGAGTATATGAGAGCACTCTATAAAGTAGGTTATGAAAGAGGGCGTTTGGGTCAAGCTTGGCATAATTCACTGAAATAA
- a CDS encoding 2OG-Fe(II) oxygenase: protein MIQISNHVYCDKRLEQLEITNRLLPNPYRETPYLIIKNFFTPELCKHLASLVKKDEDAQAAKVKQESISGIIEADIVTKYRKTNIYTLDDFYSEYYEKQFLKYKPVIEEYFGAVMTLSTDIQVLEYKEGYFYVKHADDSSELVDEDGQTVAFKCVAPERKLTTVLFATSHICNSDDDNDGFSGGELLFNYFYDKEGNPVKIKPQAGDMVVFPSNPYFSHEVLPVQKGYRLTLVQWHDAIW from the coding sequence ATGATACAAATCAGTAATCATGTCTATTGTGATAAACGATTGGAACAATTGGAAATCACCAATAGATTGCTTCCTAATCCTTATAGAGAAACCCCCTATTTGATTATCAAAAATTTTTTTACTCCCGAGCTTTGTAAGCACCTTGCTTCTTTAGTAAAAAAAGATGAAGATGCTCAAGCAGCCAAAGTGAAACAAGAATCCATCAGTGGGATCATCGAGGCTGATATTGTCACGAAGTACCGCAAGACCAATATCTATACACTGGATGACTTTTATAGTGAGTATTATGAAAAACAGTTTTTGAAGTATAAGCCAGTCATTGAAGAATATTTTGGTGCAGTGATGACGCTCTCTACCGATATTCAAGTACTTGAGTATAAAGAAGGCTACTTTTATGTCAAGCATGCCGATGACTCAAGTGAACTGGTAGATGAAGATGGGCAGACAGTTGCATTTAAATGTGTGGCACCTGAACGCAAACTGACGACGGTGCTTTTTGCAACCAGTCATATCTGTAATAGTGATGACGACAATGATGGTTTCAGTGGTGGAGAACTGCTTTTTAACTACTTCTATGATAAAGAAGGAAATCCAGTCAAGATCAAACCGCAAGCCGGAGATATGGTAGTGTTCCCTAGTAATCCCTATTTTTCACATGAAGTTCTACCGGTACAAAAGGGATACCGTTTGACACTGGTTCAGTGGCATGATGCAATATGGTAA
- the hisIE gene encoding bifunctional phosphoribosyl-AMP cyclohydrolase/phosphoribosyl-ATP diphosphatase HisIE, protein MQLDWQKNPLIPVIAQDAETNEVLMLAYMNEEAYNLTLETGFAHYFSRSKQRIWKKGESSNHTQEIKDILIDCDADTIILKIKQNGVACHTGRKSCFFTSAVQEKIILEKEVNTDAIYGVVDTLYHTILERKNADDSQKSWTKKLLNDKELMLSKIREEANEVCVAINEESDEQVIYESADLLYHTLVGLGYREISPDRVKQELARRFGMSGIEEKENRKK, encoded by the coding sequence ATGCAGCTTGACTGGCAAAAAAATCCTCTTATCCCTGTTATCGCCCAAGATGCAGAGACCAACGAAGTTCTAATGCTTGCTTATATGAATGAAGAGGCATATAATCTGACTCTAGAGACAGGGTTTGCACACTATTTCAGTAGAAGCAAACAGCGTATCTGGAAAAAAGGTGAAAGCTCCAACCATACACAGGAGATCAAAGATATCTTGATCGACTGTGATGCAGATACCATCATTCTAAAGATCAAGCAAAATGGTGTAGCCTGCCATACCGGACGCAAAAGCTGTTTCTTCACCTCAGCAGTACAAGAGAAGATCATACTGGAAAAGGAAGTAAACACCGATGCGATCTATGGCGTAGTCGATACTCTCTACCATACGATCCTTGAACGTAAAAATGCAGATGACAGCCAAAAATCATGGACTAAAAAACTGCTAAATGATAAAGAACTTATGCTTAGCAAAATACGTGAAGAAGCAAATGAAGTATGTGTTGCCATCAATGAAGAGAGTGATGAACAGGTGATCTATGAGAGTGCAGATCTTCTTTATCATACATTAGTCGGACTAGGTTACAGAGAGATCTCTCCGGACCGTGTGAAACAAGAACTTGCAAGACGGTTTGGAATGAGTGGAATAGAAGAAAAAGAAAATAGAAAAAAATAG
- the purF gene encoding amidophosphoribosyltransferase, producing MCAIVGVYGSKNASKVAYYSLFAMQHRGQESTGISSADDEKIHLIKARGLVTEVFDDDAFKVLTGSCAIGHNRYSTAGDDSVLDAQPVFARYKLGEISVAHNGNLVNKYEVRNELIDKGAIFQTGMDTENIVHLIAKSQKDSLIDRIKDMITKIEGAYCLAIQSRTKMFVIRDRFGIRPLSLGRLADGGWIVASETCAFDLVGAEFIRDVEPGEMLVFEEGQEPQSEKLFEADYHPCAFEYIYFARPDSIIDGKNVYQKRLEMGRRLAQESPAEVDLVLPVPDSGVAAARGYAEGLGVPFEMGIVRNHYVGRTFIEPTQEIRDLKVKLKLSPVKHLIEGKRIAIIDDSLVRGTTSKQIVKMLIEAGAKEVHMRIAAPEIKYPCRYGIDTPTQAELISASHSVEEIAKKIGATSLGFLSIEGLKESLGTDRNYSLVSFDGEYFAGGNADSPGCCSSES from the coding sequence ATGTGTGCAATTGTCGGTGTTTATGGTTCAAAAAATGCTTCTAAGGTAGCTTACTACTCACTTTTTGCGATGCAGCATCGTGGGCAGGAATCTACAGGGATTTCTTCAGCTGATGATGAGAAAATCCATCTTATTAAAGCACGAGGTTTGGTAACTGAGGTATTTGATGATGATGCATTTAAGGTACTTACCGGTAGCTGTGCGATCGGTCACAACAGATACTCTACGGCAGGAGATGATTCTGTTCTCGATGCACAGCCTGTATTTGCACGTTACAAACTCGGAGAGATCTCTGTTGCGCATAACGGTAACCTTGTCAACAAATATGAGGTACGTAACGAGCTGATCGATAAAGGTGCGATCTTTCAGACAGGTATGGATACTGAGAATATCGTACATCTTATCGCAAAAAGTCAAAAAGACTCATTGATAGACCGTATTAAAGACATGATCACTAAGATTGAGGGAGCATACTGCCTTGCGATCCAGAGCCGTACCAAAATGTTCGTCATCCGTGACCGTTTCGGTATCCGTCCATTGAGCCTGGGAAGACTTGCTGATGGCGGATGGATCGTAGCATCTGAAACGTGTGCTTTTGATCTGGTAGGTGCAGAGTTTATCCGTGATGTTGAACCGGGTGAAATGCTGGTATTTGAAGAGGGTCAAGAGCCGCAGTCTGAAAAACTTTTTGAAGCAGATTATCATCCGTGTGCATTTGAGTATATCTATTTTGCAAGACCTGACTCGATCATTGATGGAAAGAACGTATATCAAAAACGTCTTGAGATGGGAAGAAGACTTGCTCAAGAGTCACCGGCAGAGGTAGACTTGGTATTGCCTGTACCGGATAGTGGTGTTGCAGCGGCAAGAGGATATGCAGAAGGGCTTGGCGTACCGTTTGAAATGGGAATCGTACGTAACCACTATGTAGGGCGCACTTTCATTGAACCGACTCAGGAGATCAGAGACCTCAAGGTAAAACTGAAACTCTCACCTGTCAAACATTTGATCGAAGGTAAACGTATAGCGATCATCGATGATTCACTCGTGCGTGGTACGACTTCGAAGCAGATCGTGAAAATGCTGATTGAAGCAGGAGCGAAAGAGGTTCATATGCGTATTGCTGCACCGGAGATCAAGTATCCGTGTAGATATGGTATCGATACTCCAACACAGGCCGAGCTGATCTCAGCAAGTCACTCGGTAGAGGAGATTGCCAAGAAGATCGGTGCAACGTCACTTGGTTTCTTATCTATTGAAGGACTTAAAGAGTCATTGGGCACTGATAGAAACTATTCATTGGTAAGTTTTGATGGAGAATATTTTGCGGGTGGTAATGCAGACAGCCCTGGATGTTGTAGCTCAGAATCGTAA
- the dapB gene encoding 4-hydroxy-tetrahydrodipicolinate reductase, protein MAKVGIVGSTGRVGNLLINALVEDTELPLGAVHVCGELKRELPSGVLVTNSMQTLLENCDVVIDFSAPEATQELCEEALKNPTPLVIATTGFTEHQQNLMLEASKEMPVLYASNMSAGIALLKQLVEQVSRTLKDFDIEIVEQHHRHKVDSPSGTALTLGEFAAKGRGLELSDVRVSGRDGQIGARSKDEIAVMALRGGDIVGRHTVGFYNDGEFLELNHTATSRETFSKGAIRAAKWLIAQEKPGLYSINDCLGI, encoded by the coding sequence ATGGCAAAAGTAGGAATCGTAGGCAGTACGGGTAGAGTAGGAAACTTATTGATCAATGCACTGGTAGAGGACACAGAGCTTCCACTGGGAGCCGTACATGTATGTGGTGAACTCAAAAGAGAGCTTCCAAGCGGTGTATTGGTAACAAACAGTATGCAAACACTGCTTGAAAACTGTGATGTGGTTATTGACTTCTCTGCACCTGAGGCGACACAGGAGCTGTGTGAAGAAGCACTAAAAAATCCTACTCCACTGGTGATTGCAACGACGGGATTTACAGAACATCAGCAAAATCTGATGCTTGAAGCATCTAAAGAGATGCCGGTACTGTATGCATCAAATATGTCAGCAGGTATCGCATTACTTAAACAGCTGGTAGAGCAGGTATCAAGAACGTTGAAGGATTTTGATATCGAGATCGTCGAACAGCACCACAGGCACAAAGTGGATTCACCATCTGGTACTGCCCTTACACTTGGAGAATTTGCTGCGAAAGGCAGAGGACTTGAGTTAAGTGATGTACGTGTGAGTGGACGTGACGGACAGATCGGTGCCAGAAGCAAAGACGAGATTGCAGTCATGGCATTGCGTGGCGGGGATATAGTAGGACGTCATACGGTAGGATTTTACAATGATGGTGAGTTCTTGGAGCTCAACCATACAGCAACAAGTCGTGAGACATTCTCAAAAGGTGCGATCAGAGCAGCAAAATGGCTGATCGCTCAAGAAAAACCGGGTCTTTACTCGATTAATGATTGTTTAGGAATATAA
- the trxB gene encoding thioredoxin-disulfide reductase has product MLDCAIIGGGPAGLTAGLYATRGGLKNVVLFESGMPGGQITQSSEIENYPGFFEHTKTGMDFMDTWQEQCFHFGLKHEMKRVERVAKTGKHFTVTLENGEKIEAMAVIVCTGSTPKRAGFKGEDEYFGRGVSTCATCDGFFYKNKPVTVLGGGDTALEEAFYLSNICSDVYVVHRRDTFRAAPSTVDRVKRKENIHLITDTVIEEVLGDAMGVSGVKLKDKEGKITQLDTPGLFVFVGHNVNNSVLKDENGTFICEMNEWGQVVVDLSMRTSVEGLFAAGDMRIEAPKQVVIAAGDGATAALQVISYIQEQA; this is encoded by the coding sequence ATGCTAGATTGTGCGATCATCGGTGGTGGACCTGCAGGACTTACTGCCGGGCTTTATGCTACACGCGGTGGATTGAAAAATGTAGTACTCTTTGAATCCGGTATGCCCGGTGGGCAGATCACTCAGAGTTCAGAGATTGAAAACTATCCGGGTTTTTTTGAACATACAAAGACAGGTATGGATTTTATGGATACCTGGCAAGAACAGTGTTTTCACTTCGGGTTGAAACATGAGATGAAACGTGTAGAGCGCGTGGCCAAAACAGGAAAACACTTTACGGTCACACTGGAGAACGGTGAAAAGATAGAGGCGATGGCAGTCATCGTCTGTACGGGTTCAACACCTAAAAGAGCAGGCTTCAAGGGTGAAGATGAGTATTTTGGACGCGGTGTAAGTACCTGTGCAACCTGCGACGGGTTTTTTTACAAAAATAAGCCTGTTACCGTACTAGGCGGGGGTGATACGGCACTTGAAGAAGCATTTTATCTCTCTAACATCTGTTCGGATGTGTATGTCGTGCACAGAAGAGATACATTTAGAGCAGCCCCCTCAACAGTGGATAGAGTCAAGAGAAAAGAAAATATTCATCTCATTACAGATACAGTGATTGAAGAAGTACTTGGCGATGCAATGGGTGTAAGCGGAGTGAAACTCAAAGATAAAGAGGGTAAGATTACACAACTTGATACACCGGGTCTTTTTGTCTTTGTCGGGCACAACGTCAACAATAGTGTACTCAAAGACGAGAACGGTACATTTATCTGTGAAATGAATGAATGGGGGCAAGTAGTCGTGGATCTTAGTATGAGAACTTCGGTTGAAGGGCTGTTTGCTGCAGGTGATATGCGTATCGAAGCACCCAAACAAGTTGTTATTGCAGCAGGTGATGGAGCAACTGCTGCACTTCAAGTAATTTCATATATTCAAGAACAAGCATAA
- the trxA gene encoding thioredoxin produces the protein MGKYVELTSENFDATVAEGVTMVDFWAPWCGPCRMIAPVIEELAEDFEGKATIAKVNTDEEQELAVKYGIRSIPAILFFKNGEVVDQMVGAASKDAFAEKINAQL, from the coding sequence ATGGGTAAATATGTAGAATTGACATCTGAAAACTTTGATGCGACAGTAGCTGAAGGTGTAACAATGGTAGACTTCTGGGCTCCATGGTGTGGACCTTGTAGAATGATCGCTCCTGTTATTGAAGAACTTGCTGAAGATTTTGAGGGTAAAGCAACTATCGCGAAAGTAAATACTGATGAAGAGCAAGAACTTGCTGTAAAATATGGAATCAGATCAATTCCTGCTATCCTTTTCTTCAAAAACGGTGAAGTGGTAGATCAAATGGTTGGTGCTGCAAGCAAAGATGCATTTGCTGAAAAAATCAACGCACAACTATAA
- a CDS encoding phytanoyl-CoA dioxygenase family protein — protein MKLTEAQLAQFQNDGFIILRDFADPAQCEAILDVAKAHLKHRIEPIETETGYDIKSKEYRTDVADYTSLPTEQEKTVRRLRQVYSRDILFKKWMENEKIRPILEQILDDQVVITTAHHNSIMTKMPHRSTQTRWHQDRRYWRYSDNNLVSIWLALDSEYNDNGVLEFIPGSHRMKFEADQFDEKEYFREDCEKNIPLIETKVSTTLKRGDVIIFHSLLLHRANKNETDTPKIAFVYTVKGAKTKALEGSRSAEFSEIPLPFI, from the coding sequence ATGAAACTAACTGAAGCGCAACTTGCACAGTTTCAAAATGACGGTTTTATCATTTTAAGAGATTTTGCCGACCCGGCACAGTGTGAAGCGATCCTGGATGTAGCCAAAGCACACCTCAAACACCGTATCGAGCCGATCGAAACAGAGACAGGGTATGATATAAAGAGCAAAGAGTATCGTACCGATGTAGCAGACTATACCAGTTTGCCGACAGAACAAGAAAAAACCGTTCGAAGACTTAGACAGGTCTATAGCAGAGATATACTTTTTAAAAAATGGATGGAGAACGAGAAGATTCGCCCTATCTTAGAGCAGATACTGGATGACCAGGTGGTGATCACTACTGCACATCATAACTCCATCATGACAAAAATGCCGCATCGCAGTACACAAACCAGATGGCATCAGGACAGACGCTATTGGCGTTACAGTGATAATAATCTTGTTAGTATCTGGTTAGCATTGGATAGTGAGTATAATGACAATGGAGTACTAGAGTTTATCCCCGGTTCACATCGTATGAAATTTGAAGCAGACCAGTTTGATGAAAAAGAATACTTTAGAGAAGATTGTGAGAAGAATATCCCTTTAATAGAAACGAAAGTTTCTACGACACTCAAAAGGGGTGATGTGATTATCTTTCATTCACTCTTACTTCACCGTGCCAACAAAAATGAAACAGATACACCTAAAATAGCTTTTGTTTATACGGTAAAAGGGGCAAAGACCAAGGCGTTAGAAGGTTCACGTTCGGCAGAATTTTCTGAAATTCCTTTGCCGTTTATCTAA
- a CDS encoding YraN family protein codes for MSRKIGDKSAELATGFLERNGFVIVERNYYASKLGEIDIIATKESVLHFIEVKSSYGDFDPVDNITPSKLKKVINSAYYYLKTKGLASTFCIDALLIRKDEVELIENITL; via the coding sequence ATGAGCAGAAAGATCGGGGATAAAAGTGCAGAGTTGGCTACCGGATTTCTGGAAAGAAACGGGTTTGTGATCGTAGAGCGAAACTACTATGCGAGCAAGCTTGGAGAGATCGATATCATAGCTACGAAAGAAAGTGTTCTCCATTTCATCGAGGTCAAAAGCAGTTATGGTGATTTTGACCCTGTTGATAATATTACTCCATCCAAACTCAAAAAAGTGATCAACTCCGCATACTATTATCTTAAAACCAAAGGGTTGGCATCAACTTTTTGTATCGATGCCCTTTTGATACGTAAGGATGAAGTAGAGCTGATAGAGAATATAACGCTATAA